TCGCCTCAACGCACAGTTGAGTTATTTGACGCGCAGCTGTTGGCCAAAGCCGCAACAACCCGGCAGCCTGGCTTCCAATTTCTCCTCCTTGCTGTTCTACAAAATATTGCAGCATAATTTTATATGCATGTGTGCTtcacgtatgtatgtgtacgtgtgtgtgtgtgtgagggacTCGTTAACCTTTTTTGCtcagcgagcgagcgagcgaacgAACGAGCTTCTTGGTATACACAAACATTTATCTTCTAATTGAGGCAGTCGCAGAGCAAATTGTTAATTTGAGTGCGGGGACGCATTCCGGGGAATGAGAATGGCACTCTGGAGTTACCTTTTTGTGCCACACTCGACTCGCTGCAAATGCAGTTGAGCTTTAACTTTATGGCAGGTGTTAACGGCACACACATTCAACCATTATGGCCGCATTAAACATTCACTTAACACCGTCTCCTTGTCTCGATTGGGAATTGCAGTCAGCCTTTAAAAGCCTTTTACCACAGACCCACacagaaaagcaaacaactgACCAAGTCCAAGCACCGATACCAAACTAGCAGGGTTATCAAGTGCTTAATAACTTCAAGATGACGCATAACAACCACAATATAAGGGAGAAAATTCCGTTCAGTTATAACTTTACTACATAAAcctttttataataattattgcaacttatttagtaaatatatgGGAGCAACGAACTAAGATTTCTTTGAGATTAagtttcaaaaatgtttttgataACTCcacacaataaatttaatcacATTTTTTAAACACAGTTCACTAAATAAGCTAAAgtaatcaataatatttttttagtctTAAGATGTATTAAACATTATATTTCATCttacacataataataataattaatgaaataaatacatttcgctttatttttgtttacaattcaAATTAGAACCCAAATAAGAAAATACAATAGAATTGATTAGAAAAggaattaaaattattacaaagTAGTTAGCACCATTTTCCTTCTGTCAACTGctgtcaaaaataaaattgaaaaaagcattaacaaacaagcaagaaagctgcagtcgagagTGCTTGAGTGTAAAATACCCGCCATCAATAACATCGAAAATATACctcataaatacaaaaatatatcgaatgcCATATAAGTTAAGAAGCAACTCTATAACTTATATAGTATTTCAATACTACTTTGTCTGGCAAAGCAAATAAGACCCATAGTAATTAGTCATTTTTTTCATACAGAAATGGCAACCGAATTTTCagtaatcataataataatatagttattattttttataccataAATCGGATCTAgttttaacaagtaagaaagctacagtcgagtgcactcgactgtgagatacccgctacccattttgaataaaagaaatatattttgcgataattttctcaaaatataccgaatatactgcaaaaatactaaaaatataccaaatagtatatttggtatattgatatagtaccgcattcaaaatataccatagacggcacaatataccagattgtcatctaaagcaacaaccctagtaagtagacgtgtttgcccatacaaaagtatttctttaataacttcgacaattttcatctgatcgcaaccaaattttcaggaatcataactactatagttattattatatataccaaacatcgcaactctaactttaaaattacgcttgttattcgatttttttttgattttcgggggcggaagtgggcgtggcaaaaatttgaaacaaacttgatctgcgtgcaaacataacaaatgctgtcgaaaaaaaattatagctctatctcttatagtctctgagatctaggtgttcatacggacggacggacagacacacagacggacagacggacatggctagatcgtctcggctgttaacgctgatcaagaatatatatactttatagggtcggagatgcctccttctacctgttacatacatttcctgccggcacaaagttataatacccttctaccctatgggtagcgggtataaaaatagaattgctATTCCTATTTTATTCGACTTGGGAGGTCTGAAGTAAGTGTGgtaaaaaatgtgaaacaagCTTATATCTCAATCGCTTATGGTCTGCGAGACAGACTAACAGAAAGACGTGACTAtatcgtcttggctgttgacgctgatgaGCAATATTAATGGTAAACGTCTCATTCTGCCAGTATTtagaattcattaaatattattagaaaaaagaaaaacattaaaagtatttatatttaaacaatatcTAAATACTGTTTACCTTAATAACTAACTTAATCAATGCTGCAACCAAATAAGtaatttccaaaattaaacaaatattataaattaatctgttcataatatttgtttaattttggaAATTCCTTATTTGGTTGGAGCATTGATTTTACAGACAATGGTTGTAAACCACTTTGATTTAGAAAAGTTATGCTCGAATCCTGTTCATTTTCAAGGGTTTACCGGTTATTACCGTAACATATTAGTGAGGATTAGCAGTGGCACACGTTCATTTCTAGTTTTAGCTCTAAACTGAGGCGGAATTTGTTGGTTGGCTTAGGGAAatgtttgaaatgttttcgCCGAAATTTTGCTGTAAACTTTTTGGTCGAGCAACTATTTGGTTTGCCTGCCTGCTAAATAGTTATGCTTGCTAGATAACTTCgagatatactatatacatatatgtgtatattagAAACTGATGTATGCATGATAAATGTTAAAGCAACCGCAAAGTTTCGCTCAACTCAAACAAGATGCCTCCTCCATCTCCTCCATTCCCCTGCAGAGAACTCTCACTCTTTCGCATCCAAAAGCATTTTAACCTGTCAAGTCGCATTTCGagaaatatatgtgtatatgcgtttgtatgagtgtgtgtgtgtgtgtgtgtgtgagtgccaCGTGCATTAACTTAAATGCTTTGTGGGTTGGGCACTTTGGTCTCTAAAAGGCAGCACActgagcagagagagagagagagaaaagagggaaagagagagggaagaggtAAGGTAGAGCAAAAGCGAAACCGCTTTTCAAACATTTAACGATTTTTTTAGGTCAggctgcaaaaatattttagcataaaaatgtgaatattTTTGCCGACTTACCCGCGGCAGTTTATGAATGTCAGCatactcacaaacacacacacacacacacatacatacatatgtgaagCCTAATATAAAGTGCAGTTTATGAGCATTTCCTGTATGAAGCAGTTggaggcaaaaaaaaaaacagaaaataaaaacccaAACTCAACTCAGTCCGCGCGCATTTGTAATGCGAAACTTATTAACATACTTCAGGGCGCATGCATTAGGAGTATGCCTAGTGCAGTCAGCCTCCCTCTCAACTCCCTCTCTCCTACACACCTTCTAACTTgcaatatgtgtgtgtgtgtgtgtgtgtttaattgCAGCTGCGCCTGATGATGGCTGTAGCCTTGCCACAGCTTGACAATAAAATGCAGGATACATGGCTtgcaaattatgaaaaacGCCAGCCAACGTTTTCCATGGTTATTGAaatgcacactcacacactgacacacacacacacacacacacacacctgagAATATTCACTCACTGGGTATGGAGCACTcgtcgtatacgcaatgcaCTCAACAGCTCTGAGCGCTCGTTgcgtatttgtgtgtgtgtatctctctcgctttgcTGTAAGTAATTTGAAAATctgttgtgtgagtgtgcgtgcgACAAAAATAGGTCagctgtgttgttgctgctgctgctgctgctgttgctgttgctgcttgttaaACTGGGCGTGACGGCAAAGTGGCAAACTGAAGTTGCATCTGCTGAAACTTCAACGCATAAAATAGCTATCCGAAAACTCGCCTGTTAATCGGGCGGCAGCGGGGCGTggcatgttgctgctgttgctgttgctgttgctgccaatGCTATGTGCAACTAGTGGTTAATATTtgatggctgctgctgttttgcaTTTCCTTTTTGGGCGCTGCCACACAGCGGCGACCTACTTTCTGACAATGcatttttgcagctgcatttacaagtgtgtgtgtgttagtgtgtgtgtgagctgcATCAACAAGTACACACTGAAATTCCCCAGCATGCAACGGGGCGTTGCTTTTATACCTCAGCTTTATcactgcaacttcaactttcAACTGCCGCAGCAATCATAAAGAGCATAATAACAACCTCAGCAAAACAAGTCGAAATACAAAAGGGGAAAAAATTGCTGAAATAAACTACAACTCTGGGGAATTTTGTAAGCCAGCTTTATCCTTATTCCTTTGCTGCTGCGACGCGCTCTTagtttaataaatcaatttcagGAGTCGTAAAGTAAGCCATAAACATAGTGTCGAAATCAAGCAACGAAAACTAAGACAATAAAATTCCACGGCTTCGGAAGATGACTGAAATCTGCAACCATTTATCAATCTATTGGATTGGGTTGCTgaatttgctttaaatatcATTCACTGTTGTAcgatattaaatatttatttattacagtAACTTATAGTgatattatatgttttttatccaacaaaaataagctaaatataaagaattttaaaaagattaaTTTGTATGGTTGTTTTTCTAAGTTAGAAATCTGTACAACTGTACTACTAGAAACATTAAATAACACAAAAGTATAATCGTGTGCAATACTTCTCTAAATCAATAActtaatatgcataaataatgttttCGGCATTCAAATGTTTGAAAATATCCCCATAAAGTATTCATGGTACCAAAACTTCTgtattgttaaatttattgatttaactggtctgaataattttaaatttaaaatacataaatgctgattttgcaattgttgtgtttttaattCAAGACTCGTgaaataattaagttttgaGAACAAGAAACGTGATAGAAGCAGAGACTGTTGGATGAGAATTTGAAGTTCTGTTCAAGgcttaattcaattaaatgcagGTTGAGCAAGTTGGCACTTGGCACGTTTTTTAGTGCTGGCTggaccaaaaataaatgttgcaaacaacaaataataaataaataactaagtGAGCAGAGAGCGCAgctttgcaaaaaaaaaaaatgctacaaaagaaataaatgtacataagtatatgaaggtatatatgtataaggaAAGAACAAGAGCAGTTAGAGAAGAGCAAgctgagacagagacagagacagaaaaactgaggctgaggctgagacaAGGCAGAGCAATAGTGAAGCGAAATGGCAAACGGGGCAAACGAGGCAACGAGTCCATGTCCTTGGGCAACGTCCCACGCAAAATGTTGGCATAGCCAGCAAAGGTTaccaatacaaacacacaaaccaaccaacacacacacacacactaaggCATGCATacagacacacgcacaaaaGCAATCAAAGAGAATGGctgaagcacacacacacacacacacacacacacacagagggacGCACTCAACGCGCCGacaaagagaagagaaaacaacataaaaattaaagaagcTTTAAGTATCCTTGTTGCTGCTCTGAGggcaacgccaacgccacAGGAAATGTGCAGGCTCGACAGCGGCAAAAACGGAAGGGTAGCCAAGAGAGGAAAGGGGAGATGGGGGAGGATGCTAGAGGGaggatgttgctgttgctcctgctgttgctatCAGAaattggttgttgttgttgctgttgctgttatatatatttttaattttttcttgcttatttttatatattttttctaagATTTTGCACGCCTGCCAAAGTTCACGCGCTCTCACgcacttgctctctctctctctctttctagcGCTCTCttacactctctctctttctctcacacatacatacattctgCGCACCTTAAAGCTCGTGAATGggcgtgtgtatgtatgtatgtgtgtgtgtatttggcatttggcttagtgcgaaaaatatataaatgtgcaGCGATTATGGCAAAAAGATCTTTGTGCtactgtcacacacacacacacacacacacacacatacacgcacacgcTACATATGTAGATACAGCAAAACACTCACAGATAtagacacatacatacatatgtatatctgcAGCTGATAAAAAATTGCTTAGGATATTAAAGCGTTGGCTTCCAAAACTCTCGCATACATTAGCGAGAGTGACAGCgctctgtgtttgtgtgtgtttgtgtgtgtgtgcgtgtttccATATTTTTAGTCACTTTTaagttgttggtttttgtttcattCCGAAtcgctgttttttttctcgtgttttgtatacattttttataatatgacTGTAATGGGCAGATGAGTGCATATGACTGCTCGGGGAGCCTGCGCCATATATGTTCATAATATTTCCTTCCAAAATTGTGCACAAGTTTTTAAGAAATCATTGTGCTCATATTTTTAGCATCTTTGCTGAATTCTCTGGAGTGTTTCTCACACTAAACACATGCTAAAAATAATCTAAACTTGTACTTTCAAGATAAAAATAACACAGGGTTCAACTATATGTTAGTTTTGCATCCTAAGTTTCGGAAATTTACTCGGCTTGCggctttattattatatatgaaagGCAGATCTTTGATTTAAGTCTGGTCTGAAAAGTTCTTCTATATAATATGATATATCTGCTGAGTAGTATTTcataatatactatatcaCAGTATATCTACTAAGTAATACATTGTCTTTCTATAACATACTACATCTAGTATAATAGTCTACTAAGTAGTCGGTTAATTGATTTCTCAATTTTAggtgtatttggtatttatttttatgatatgCGTATGtctactaaatatactatactatactaatcataaaatcaaataGCAGAATAAGGCACAATAactataatataccatatctactaaatagtataataataataataaagtagtGTGCCCAAAAACTGatttaaacataataattatCAATGCACTCGTGAGTTGAAAAACATTACTATTTATTCTGCTCTGATCTTTTACATCGGGTCAATTGTCTTCTTAGTCATAACTTCAGTCGTGTAGATAAAAAGAAAGTTATCacattcattattattgttgagAGCTGCATATGAAAGATAAATTCCATTGTCTTTCTGAACCTGCTgagaaaacatttcattttatgtgaCTTCCTTATCGTATTCTCCTTTATGAATGGGTGCAATCTTCATTCCAACATGCGAACTTTGAATGTATGACGAAGTTCAGCGgcttataataaaattctttataaTCGTCTCGGTATGTTATCACGTATTTGTTGCTTATTCCTTATAAACTCAGTAGACGTAAGAGATCAATTTAATTCATACTTCTAAAAGATTAGCGACGAATTATGTACTCAATAATGATCAgcaaaacattattttaaactaCATAAGAATAATCAGACTCATATAGTATTATAATGTGTACTTGACacatcatttattaatttaaaatttagttattatataaagtagaaacaagtaagaaagctacagtcgagtgtactcgaccgtgagatacccgctacccattttaaataaaagcaatatattttgcggtattattctcaaaatataccgaaaatattgcaaaagtactaaaaatataccaaatggcatatgtggtatatcggtataatataccagattgtcagccaaagcaactaagacccctagtgagtaggcgtttttgcccatacaaaagtatttctttaataacttccaaaagTTTTAtatgatcgcaaccaaattctcaggaatcataactactacagttattattgtatatatcgaaattcgcaactctagcttttaaattacgcttgttattcgatatttttgattggcgggggcggaagtgggcgtggcaaaaatttgaaacaaacttgatctgcgtgcaaacataacaaatgctgtcgaaaaattatagctctatctcttatagtctctgagatccagtgtttcacatggacagacggacagacacacagacggacagacggacatggctagatcgtctcggctgttgacgctgatcaagaatatatatactttatagggtcggagatgcctccttctacctgttacatacatttcctgccggcacaaagttataatacccttctaccctatgggtagcgggtataaaaatatgtatatatctgcTCAATGCTGTAGACATAAGTGAACAATTTAGTTCCTAATTCCAATTTCACTCGAAGTTCTTAAAGATTTATGCCTTTATACGATCAGTCTtataaaacttatttattattatatatttataaacaagtGTATTCAACAACATATGTAATGCAGATAGAGATATTATGCTTTGTTGTTACAACGATCAACGAATATTATCTTAATCTTATGATGGTTTGACTTAAGtaatattttctgtatttccAGCAGTCGGTAATTCCGTTTTCCGTTGTTCTCTTTTTCGGTTTTTATGAAGCGAGACgaaagtgaaaatgaaattaaagagCGACCAACGCAGTAGATTAAACGACCTCTCCGAGGGTGACAAAGAGAAAATCATAAATTCGGTAGGTAAAAATAGAATAGAGCAAATGCAGTGAATAGGtagtttttctctctctctctctctctctctgcctttCCTCCCTCTCCATTTGTGGTATGCTCTCGAAGAAAAAAACGCTCAAAAGCGAAGTCACAATAAACGTGGTAGAAAGCGAGAGAAGAGCAAATAATGCTCTTTCCCAACTCTGTTTTCAGCTCGAATCGAAAAAAAACATCGAAACTTTTCTATAAACAGTCtaaagtgtatttatttagtatgaAAAACTTAGCGACTAATAATGAAACTTCAACTAGCACAGCCCATGCGAATGATGCCAACTGCTCATGGCACAAACTCATCCACATCATAAGTCTTCTGCGAGAATTCACAATGCAGCACTTCCTTCGGCTGAGATTCCGAGTTCTCCAATCCCCCATGACGACCACGACGGATGCGCGTAATCAAGCTGGCCACGACGAGCACAAAGAGAAAGCCAGAGGAGAAGCCGAGTACGGGAATTGTGAAAAAGTTGATCTCATCTTCGTCATCAACAGCTTGATCGATGCTCAAAATGTCGCCCAAGATGCTGCGATGACACGTGAGCGTGGTGACGCCTTCCTTGGGTTCATCCTTCGAGTAGCCAATGTTGCAGGTGCAGTTGCCCGACGACTCGTCGCAGGTCTGATGTGCTCCACAGCCGGTGAGGCGGCAATGCTTCACCTGCAGCTCGTTGCTCTCAAAGAACTCGGCACGACATTGGCCTGCATAGAGAACAAATCCCTTTTCGCAGACGATTGGTTTGCTGGGCTCCTCAATGCCCTGCTCTCTGATCGTGGTCATCTCTTGCTGCTCCACTGATTGCTCTTCGGTTATGGGTCTAAAGTGTATTTGAATGCAGGCGTGCAGAATCGTGCTCCATGCATAAGACTCGTTGCAGACACAGATATCAGCTGCCTCGTCGCATTTGCCATTCTCACAGCCATTGTTCAGGCGACAACTGGGCAAACAAGGAGCACTCACAGCATCGCCAACGGGTGGAGCTGCGTTATAGCCTTCCTTGCAGGCACAAGTGTTGGGTCCGACGCATTCGCTGCCATCGGAACAGAACGAATCGCAGACTGGCTCACAGTAGTGGCTGTTGTCACGTTGACTAATGGCAGAGACGTAGCCTGCGGTGCACTGGCAACGCTGTGGCGCCACACAACTGGCGAAAGCGGGGCAGCCTCGCTCACAGATCGGTTCGCAGAGTCCGGTGGCCACTTGCAGATAGCCTGGGCAGCATTCCGAGATGACTTTGTAGCTGATCTGCTCCTCATGTGTGGCATAGGTCTCGGTGATTTCTTGCGCCTTCTTCCAGAACTTCCATTTCGAGGGCTGCTTCACTATGGTGCGTTGCTTGTTCACGGGCACCATGCTGCTAACGGACACATTCCGCTCACAGAAATGCTCTCTGAGTGCCACACTGCTGCCCAAGAGGCAGAGCCACAACCACAAGCAGAGCTCTTGCTTCATTTctcttttgtatttgtatttcgttACGACTTcgtcttcgacttcgacttcgatgGTGAACCGCTCAAGTTGAGGCTCGCTCGACAACTGAATGGGACAGGCAAGCGATGCTCGCCTCGAAGTGACAACAACATCCGCCAGCTACTAGATAAAGTCCCGGACCGACCCTTGCTCTATTCTCGATAAGCGAGGGTTGTTCGTGCGCATCGGCAGGAGGTAGAGGAAAACATTCAACACTTCACAACAAAGTAGGGAAAACTTTATTTGCTCTTCACGGAAGTAAGGGAAATATGTTCGCATAAAAGATACATTTATCTTAAACATTTCAGTCTGTTTTGTAGCTCAGTGTTGGCTGCGCCAATCAGCTGTTTTTGTGAGACTGCATTCAGAGACATTGACTGCTGCATGCTGGTCAGAGATTTGAGTTTATCATAATGCCCGCTTCATAAGTCGCCCGCATTCAAGACTCTGATAAGCTGTAGAATAGCTACATCCGAACAATGcaaaagatacatttgtattcCAACATGCGTCACAAGAAAAAGAGACGTTTGCGGATAGCACTCTGAAGCATTTATTTCGATTCGATAAGGTCAAGCTCAAACATTTTATCTGAGTAGACAAATAGTCAAATGTCTCTCTTTGAGTTACACACAAAACTCAACAAATGAATTTTCAACTCACTTTTCGAAATACATTTTAACTACCTGTAATGTTGCCGTTTACCTGCTTAGAAAACAGAAATCGAGGTCAGcggaaagaaaagaaaatgcaagagtgaagaagaaaagagaaaattaAAGAGAGTGAAACATCAAAGAGAAAAAGATCAGGTAGAAACCTTATACCAATGTGATATATTGAATTGACTGAggttgtattattgttataatatattcaatctggaaaactgattttaaattgtacatattattcacttttatcaatttatattatattatattaggaattatatattatatataatatttatttaataaatattagcTCAAAAACATAAAGTGTCTGATTTCACGATTTCATAtttgttcaaaatatttaatcaatgctcttcaaaaataattatttatgtaccataagagatagagctatgaTTTTTGGTATAGACATTAacaactatagcatttatgcaTTCAGAGAATTTGGTTgtgatcggataaaaattatagaatgtattctggtatattttcgcaaatcgatatcgatataccaaatatggcattctgaatattttagtagtttttgTACCGTTttccttttattcaaaatgggtagcgcgTATTTCACAGTAGAGCACACTCATCTAGAGCACACTCAGCTTTCTTactgttattttgttttaataaatgttggttaataaaaaaaataataaattgaatagtTCAACATTTTTCGAGACTTTTTAAGGGTGACTTTACAGCTTAATGTtatctattaaaaataaatgatttagtTCAATAGTTAGATAACATTCGGCTCTTTTAAGTATGACTAACCAGCTCAGACGGCGGACATCGCAGCTGTGAGTTCTATATTGATAACAATAAGCGATATTAATGTCTAACATGACTAAGagttttctatttaattcgCAGCACATCTTTAGTCGCTTCTTTATGCAAAACTGGTGAGAAATTCTCGCATTTGCCAATTCGCTTAATCACATCTACAGTTGatgtacacatacacaaacacacacatacagtcagCTGATGGACACAAGGCATCAACTGTCAATGCAGAAACAGGCGTCACGGGGCACGTATCCTGCGCTCTGTCTTCCAATCTGCCTGTCCGCTCCTGCGAGCCAACAAAATGAACATATGAACGGATGAATGACAGCTGACATAGAAACGAAGTGagagcatgtgtgtgagtgagtgcgagtgtgtgggtgtgtgtgtgtgtgtgtgcgtgtttgtgaCACAGTCACATTCTAAtctaaaataattgaattgaagtcAGATTGCAACTGATGCCTTGCGcacagctacagatacagcaCGTTGGCATTGTGAGTGCGTGTGAAAAGTGTAACTGTTAGATACATTTTCAGTAACAGTCTTTGCTTGTGCTTGGGGCATGTGCCACCAACAGTTGTCGCCTCAGTTCTCAGTCAGGgattgtgtgtctgtgtgtgtgtttttttccACGCCCGCATCCACAGAATTTGCCTttccttttgcctttgccttttatctctatctctatctatctctcgctatatttgtatctacaactcacacacacatacatatatatctgtTTGTAACTATATTTGTATCGCTGGCTTATGCTCCAGTTAGCTCACATATGCGACGTTGTCGCCGTCGCCTTTGATAATTAATGGTTAGAGGACTCGCTAACTGAATTTTGGTTTTGCCATTGTCTTGTTTTGcctcgttttcgttttggccTTCCCCCATAGCGCTTTTTGGCCGAGATTTTGCACGTTCGCCAACTGCAATTAGGCTCAAAGTTTGAGCTAGTCCAAGTTCGCTCGCTTGAGTTATTACCTTGGCTTTGGTTGCGATTCGCGACCCGCTAATTGCCAgccataaatttgcattatcTCACGTAGAGAGCGAAAGGTACATCCTTAACATCCTTGCTTGCCTCTATTCCTACATATATCCTTCACCTTCCCCcactctctttctatctctatctctatctctatctcgctCTGCTTGTGTCCTTCTGCTT
This DNA window, taken from Drosophila nasuta strain 15112-1781.00 chromosome 2L, ASM2355853v1, whole genome shotgun sequence, encodes the following:
- the LOC132784915 gene encoding cell death abnormality protein 1, whose product is MKQELCLWLWLCLLGSSVALREHFCERNVSVSSMVPVNKQRTIVKQPSKWKFWKKAQEITETYATHEEQISYKVISECCPGYLQVATGLCEPICERGCPAFASCVAPQRCQCTAGYVSAISQRDNSHYCEPVCDSFCSDGSECVGPNTCACKEGYNAAPPVGDAVSAPCLPSCRLNNGCENGKCDEAADICVCNESYAWSTILHACIQIHFRPITEEQSVEQQEMTTIREQGIEEPSKPIVCEKGFVLYAGQCRAEFFESNELQVKHCRLTGCGAHQTCDESSGNCTCNIGYSKDEPKEGVTTLTCHRSILGDILSIDQAVDDEDEINFFTIPVLGFSSGFLFVLVVASLITRIRRGRHGGLENSESQPKEVLHCEFSQKTYDVDEFVP